One genomic window of Daphnia pulex isolate KAP4 chromosome 12, ASM2113471v1 includes the following:
- the LOC124209851 gene encoding uncharacterized protein LOC124209851 isoform X1 gives MPSTMHIDDASTLLCSQMDNMEKPFVPGCGGYVYGDGSVSSPNYLSNNNNNFDECFWFPEARQSDGVIFVKRNSAPTVRSLPFTVLSTLPSELPIMTVYDGWNSSGQVLYDELDSSKPAQAKSVVYSVSQKMMIRFTRPKVSCSSRNWSVTTVYDGPTVNSPLLLEKSGLSSTPFAVNSSSNEMLVRFTSDENITLPGFLAVYSTV, from the exons ATGCCAAGCACAATGCATATCGATGATGCTTCTACATTATTGTGTTCACAGATGGACAACATGGAGAAACCGTTCGTTCCAG GGTGCGGCGGTTATGTCTATGGGGACGGTTCGGTATCCTCGCCGAATTATttgtctaataataataacaattttgacGAATGTTTCTGGTTCCCGGAAGCTCGGCAAAGCGACGGAGTCATATTTGTAAAGAGAAATAGCGCCCCGACCGTCAGATCTCTTCCTTTTACGGTTCTCTCTACGCTTCCTTCTGAGCTTCCCATCATGACT gTCTACGACGGTTGGAACTCATCAGGTCAAGTGTTGTACGATGAATTGGATTCTTCTAAACCAGCTCAAGCCAAAAGTGTCGTCTATTCCGTCAGCCagaaaatgatgatccgcTTTACTCGGCCAAAAGTATCTTGCAGCAGTAGGAACTGGAGCGTGACTACC GTTTACGACGGCCCCACGGTTAATTCTCCACTGCTCCTTGAGAAATCTGGATTATCTTCGACACCTTTCGCCGTCAACTCCTCCTCAAACGAAATGCTCGTCAGATTTACATCGGATGAAAATATTACTCTTCCGGGATTTCTGGCGGTGTACTCTACCGTGTAA
- the LOC124209851 gene encoding uncharacterized protein LOC124209851 isoform X2 — MPSTMHIDDASTLLCSQMDNMEKPFVPGCGGYVYGDGSVSSPNYLSNNNNNFDECFWFPEARQSDGVIFVKRNSAPTVRSLPFTVLSTLPSELPIMTVYDGWNSSGQVLYDELDSSKPAQAKSVVYSVSQKMMIRFTRPKVSCSSRNWSVTTISKVSTTTNLVGMIGTINSPNYPAFRFLKKKMDFNKFTF, encoded by the exons ATGCCAAGCACAATGCATATCGATGATGCTTCTACATTATTGTGTTCACAGATGGACAACATGGAGAAACCGTTCGTTCCAG GGTGCGGCGGTTATGTCTATGGGGACGGTTCGGTATCCTCGCCGAATTATttgtctaataataataacaattttgacGAATGTTTCTGGTTCCCGGAAGCTCGGCAAAGCGACGGAGTCATATTTGTAAAGAGAAATAGCGCCCCGACCGTCAGATCTCTTCCTTTTACGGTTCTCTCTACGCTTCCTTCTGAGCTTCCCATCATGACT gTCTACGACGGTTGGAACTCATCAGGTCAAGTGTTGTACGATGAATTGGATTCTTCTAAACCAGCTCAAGCCAAAAGTGTCGTCTATTCCGTCAGCCagaaaatgatgatccgcTTTACTCGGCCAAAAGTATCTTGCAGCAGTAGGAACTGGAGCGTGACTACC ATATCTAAGGTTTCTACCACCACAAACTTAGTCGGGATGATAGGAACAATAAACAGCCCCAACTATCCAGcctttagatttttaaaaaagaaaatggattttaacaaatttacCTTCTAG
- the LOC124209850 gene encoding uncharacterized protein LOC124209850: MGFDGMSTVAGSSRSLGIGREEHRVSLGKSEERNIRTDNCNSGAECSPACYSIVTSSIPRRVTENSTIHPDFSYNTTINTNSNSNYYEEEPNLSGNINASLSRNKSIEIEWTPLFPECIAYNSGVWIRVFESDTPSSAETYLSIPRKCLTEKYNSIFSFVIHSPTKSDDPKESDCHFELTNVLIECRSYKIELIPNYESLKGRPLTTEIVTPSTNGNSIDMKSLLSVATSSSSLSLNWKDNSGCATQLTSFNLKTFLDGKVNATEEVEPALEVSPHLSGPTEE, from the exons ATGGGATTCGACGGAATGTCAACAGTTGCAGGATCGTCTCGAAGCCTTGGAATCGGCCGTGAAGAGCATCGTGTCAGCCTTGGCAAGTCAGAAGAACGAAATATTCGCACCGATAACTGCAATTCTGGAGCAGAATGCAGCCCTGCGTGTTATTCTATCGTCACCTCTAGTATCCCAAGGCGCGTTActgaaaattcaacaattcaTCCTGATTTTAGCTACAACACGACTATCAACACAAACAGTAATTCTAATTATTATGAAGAAGAGCCCAATCTTTCTGGGAATATTAACGCCTCGTTAAGCAGAAACAAATCTATTGAAATAGAATGGACCCCACTATTCCCCGAATGTATCGCATACAATTCCGGTGTCTGGATTCGAGTCTTTGAATCCGACACTCCTTCGTCAGCAGAGACGTACTTGTCCATCCCAAGGAAATGCTTGACCGAGAAATACAACTCCATCTTCTCTTTTGTCATACACTCGCCCACGAAATCTGACGACCCGAAGGAAAGCGATTGCCACTTCGAGCTAACGAATGTTCTGATCGAGTGTCGGTCTTACAAGATTGAACTTATTCCGAATTATGAGTCACTCAAGGGGAGACCACTTACCACCGAAATTGTTACTCCTTCCACA aatGGCAACTCAATCGATATGAAATCGCTGTTAAGCGTTGCCACTAGTTCGAGTTCGTTGTCTTTAAATTGGAAAGACAATTCCGGTTGCGCAACTCAACTGACATCCTTTAATTTAAAGACTTTCCTT GATGGAAAAGTGAATGCTACAGAAGAAGTTGAACCCGCACTTGAAGTTTCCCCGCACTTGTCTGGACCAACAGAGGAATGA